GCCGCCATACAGGCGATGCGTAATAGCGCGGTCTTCGGGTGTGTTGTCTTCAAAGTCGGTATCCAGCAGGAACAGTGTTACCTGACCAACATACACTTTCCAGATTTTTGCAAATACCACGCGTCCCGGAAATGCCACACTTACTTTAATCCAGTTATTGCCACCTTCACCGTTACCGTTTTCTCCGTTATGTTTTACCGGTATGAGCGGCAAATGCGAAAATTTTTGAGGCGGGTAGGCCGGAAGCTGGTCGCCGAGCAATGAAATGCCCTGTGCAAAATATCCGTAGCGGTAAAGCAAACCGATGCCAACAATGTTTTTCCGTGAGTCGCTGGCTTCTTTCAGATAATCACCTGCAAGTATGCCTAATCCGCCCGAATATATTTTAAGCGAATCATGCAGTCCGAATTCCATGCTGAAATAGGCGACCTGTCTTTCGGGATCGTCCGTTGGGCGGTTCATGTATTTTTCAAAATCACTGTAAACTTTATTCAGTCTATCGGTGAATATTTTATTCTTCTCAAGTTTTATGAAATCTTCAAGCGAGAGCGATTCGATAAGGGCAATGGGATTGTGATGAACAGATTCCCACAGGCTTTTATCAATCATCTCAAACATTTCCTGGGCTTCGAAACTCCATGTCCACCAAAGATTGCGTGTCAGTTTCTGCAGTGCTGACAGGCTTTCGGGAATGCTTGGCTTTATCAGTAACTTTTTCCATTCGGGGCTTACCCTTGTAATTCCCTGAAATCCGGCAACTGTTTCCTGAGGCAGTTTTCCTGCAAAAAGACGCGACCGCAATTCTGTTTTTTGAAGTGCGATATCATAAGCTTCGCGATAATAGGCTATCAGGTTTTTCCATAAGGCTGAACGCGATAAACTAAAGGCGCATTCACCCATTTTTTTGCGTTCGTCTGCCGATTTAATGGTGAAATCAAGAAGCCTTCCGGCGATAGATTCCGTTACTTCCAGATAATTATCTTCGGTGCGGGTGGCAACAAAAACGCACTGGCTTGCTTTCTCTTTAAAAGAAAGCGCCCAGACGCCGAAGCCGGCCAGATTGGTTGTTATAGTCGGGATATGAAAAGCAATACTTTCAAGAGGAGTGTATCCCCATGGTTCATAATAGGAGGGGAACACGGTCATGTCGAAGCCTATCAGCACATCGTAATACGGAAGGTTAAAAATGCCGTCTTCGCCGTTCAGGTAACAGGGTGCGAAAATAATCTTCACTTTGTCTTCAGGGCGGTTGCGGAGGTCATTCTCGCGAATACGTGCAAGCACAGGGTCTGAGTCGGCATCATACAACCAGTGGGTGAGGTATTCATCGCTTTGAGGATGGCGGGCGGCCGGGTTGTTCATCTTTTCAATCAGGTCGTGTCTGGGTCCGGTATGACCGGCAGGTACGGCAATAAAAGCAATGACTTCTTTTTTAAGCTCCGGATTTTTGTTCAGTTTACCCAGGCTGTCAATAAATATTTCTATTCCTTTATTCCTGAATTCGTAACGGCCGCTGTTCAGTATAAGAATGCTGTCTCTGGAAATTGCAGTTCCCGTAAGTGCTTCTGTAACGGTGAACAGGCTTTCGCGGGCCCCGTTGCGCAGTCGCGCAAAGTCTCCGTCGGGCGGAATAAATGAATCTTCAAACCCGTTAGGGGTAATTACATCTACTGTTTTTTTAAGAAAATGCGTGCATTCCTCACCTGTAATACTACTCACAGTTGTGAAGCTGTCGCTTTCATTTGCTGCAATTTTTTCAAGAGAATATTTAGCTGTTACACCAAGGTTACGTGCCATCATTTCTCCGTCATAGCCTTCAAGACCTTTATAAAGGGGCATTGAATTTCCGGCAATTGCTCTGCCCAGAACGGTGGCATGTGTTGTAAACACGCATCCGGCCTGAGGTACATGCGCTTTTAGGTATAATACACCCGTGCCTGTCATCCATTCGTGGAACTGAGCCACCATTTTGTCGTGCGCGTTGATATTGAATTTATAGAAGCTCTCTATGGCTCGTGCAGCAGCGTATCCAAACAATGCCGGTTCAACATAATCCCATTGCCCGGGCAATGAATCCAATTCAAATTTTTCCCAGAATTCGGCAAATATCTTGTCTTTGGAAGCTATAAATTGCGTGAAATCAACCAGAATGGCAACAGGCCGTCCTGCAATATTCCAACGACCAATCTTGAGTTTGAGTCCTTCCGATTCGGCCTGCTCGCGCCATGAGCGGTAGAGGTATTTATCTTCAATAAATTCGGGGTTGTTGCGGGTTTCCATCCACACATCCGGTCCGATAAGGATATAGTTGTCATTAAGTTCTTCGGCAAGCGTAATTGCTTTGGTAGAGATGACAGTGTAAATACCGCCCACTTTGTTACATACTTCCCAGCTTACTTCGAAAAGGAAATCCGGTGCTAATAGTTTATTCTCTGACATTATTTTTTTGTTTATTTTTTAAGAAGGGCAAAGGTACTATTATTTAGGTAAAGGTTAAACCTGAGAGTTTCATTATTGAAATATACGCACTCATATACTGTATTTATAATATGTGTCGGGGGAAATTCAATTCAAGCAACGTGATGCATTAGCACAGGAGGTTTATTGATTCCTGATGAAACGACTGCGAAGGAAATAATTTGGGCAGTGCTTATTTTGTTATGTGTTTGAACTTTTTGGTAAGTACACCGTATAAGATTCATATCTTTATTTTTCTTAATTTTGTGCCACAAGCACCTACAATTGATGATAAGAAAGAACGCAAGACTAATATTACTGTTTTTACTGGCTGTTTGCGCGCAGAGTATCAGTGCTCAGGATTCCTATTTTCTGATGGGGCGCGTAGTGAATATTACTACCGGTAAAGGTATTCCATATATCAATGTCGGTCTTATGCATCATCCGATTGGCACAATGAGCAATGCACGAGGCGACTTCGAATTTACATTTCCGGCATCTGCTTACAATGATACGCTGTTGGTGTCGTCGCTCGGATTTATGTCGTACAGGGTAATGCTCAAAGACCTAGACCTGAATACCAAGGTATATGTTCCGCTGAATCCCACCATCTATCAGATGAAGCCCGTTATCATTACCCCTCGTGAAGTCTCAAAGGGCTATGATATCGTAAAACAGGCTATTGAAAATCTCCCCAAAAATCTGTCACAACAAACATTTATGTCCGACGGTTATTACCGTGAGTACATCAAAGAGAACAATTCCTACGCTCGTGCCATCGAGGCGGCAGTTTCTGTTTACTGCGACGGGCAGATTCATGTGGGCGATTATTTCTACCCTGTCCGCATTGACGGTATCAGAAGCAGTCAGGATTACTTATCGCGATTTGCCAAAACAGAAAGTTATAACCAGCTTTCGCTCTTCCTTACAGGAAATATGGATATCCAATGGTTTTTGATGGGTCAGGACAACCTTGAATTCACTATGGACAGTATGGTTATGCTTGACGATAACCTTGTATATGTTGTGTCGGCTATACCGGAAGGCGCGAAAATGAAAAAGTTTGTCCGCTACTCATATACGGTTGATCATTACACGAACAAGATTGTCAGAAAAAAAGTGAAATCAGAATATCTGGTTGACCGTAACACAAATAGCTTTTTTAAATACACTTATTACATCCGTTCTGATAATTATGCCTTTGTAAAAGTGGCATATGAAGACACGGCTTATTTTCCTGAACTGAGAACTGATACTAAAGCTAATGGCTTGTACATTTCATTCAATTCGGTGAAACGCACCCTCGATTTTACGGAGTACGAAAACAAATGGTATCCTAAGTATATCCGGGAAAATAAGGAAATTGGGTATTATAAGAAAAAGGACTCAGCCCTGTTTCTCACCGTTTCAAAGTACTCCGATTTAATGGTGAATAAAATTGAAAATCAAGGTGTAAAAGTAATTCCTGATTGGGAGCAGGTTCGACTGTATGAAGATATCTTCCACCAGGGTTATGATTATGATGCCGATTTTTGGAAGAAATACAATCTGATACCCGACGACGAACTTCGCATGGCTGTGACACGCGACATCGGTATCGCCCAATCTGAACATAAGGACTTTACGTACGAAGAGAAATCTGTTGTATATGATACTGTTGACGAAGCCGTGACGAATAAAACCCTTGAGGTTAAAAAAGATACATCTAAGCTGATAGCACAGAACAGTGTAAAAGACAAACAGCCGAAAGACAATACTAACCAAACCAAAGATAACTCTGCTCAAACTAAAGATAGCAATACCAAAACTAAAGATAATTCTACCCAAACTAAAGATAATTCTACCCAAACTAAAGATAACTCTACTCAAACTAAAGATAATTCTACCCAAACTAAAGATAACAATACTCAGGTCAAAGATAACAGCCAAAAGCAGGTAATTCCGGCCGATACAAATAAGTACGCTGCTAATCCTGATGCTCATACCAACAACCAGAACCAGAATTTAAATGCTGATAATAATTCCGGCAATCACGAAAAAGGGGTGGCCGATTTGTATTTCAGAGTGCAGATACTGGTTTCAAAAAGTATCCTCAAAACAGATAACAGCTTGTTCAAAGGATTGAACGACGTTCGTTATTATTTGCATAACGGTCTTTATAAATATACCTATGGCAACGAAAAATCAATGGAAGATGCTCTTGAAATTCAAACAGAACTGAGAAATCTGGGCTTCGACGGCGCCTTTATCGTGCCATTCTATAAAGGAAACCGTATTACCGTGGATGATGCCCTGCAGATTCTCAGTAATTCAAAGTGATATTTTTCGGTTTCACGGCTGCTTATTTTCTTTGTCTGTTTCAGAAAAAATACCTTCATTTGTATAAGAATAAATGAGTCATCTCAATTGATGAAGGCAGGGATGCTTTTCACAAAAAAAAATTAAAAAAATATTTTAAAATCAAAGATCATGGCTAAAGAAACAGAAGAAAAAAAAGACAACCAGGTAAGCAAGGAGAAATTGAAAGCGCTTCAGCTTACGCTCGATAAACTTGAAAAAAGTTACGGCAAAGGCACTATTATGAAATTGGGTGATGTGCCAGCTAATGATATTGATTCCATCTCAACCGGTTCTATCGGACTCGACCATGCCCTCGGTATTGGTGGGTTTCCAAAAGGTCGTGTTATTGAGATTTATGGTCCTGAATCGTCGGGAAAAACCACCCTGGCCATTCATGCCATTGCCGAGGCTCAAAAAGCCGGTGGAATTGCAGCCTTTATTGATGCCGAACATGCTTTCGACAGCAGTTACGCCGCCAAACTCGGTGTCGATATTGACAACCTGCTGATTTCCCAGCCCGATAACGGAGAACAGGCACTTGAGATTACCGAAAACCTGATTCGCTCCGGAGCTATTGATATCATCGTGATTGACTCTGTTGCTGCACTTACGCCAAAGAGTGAGATTGAAGGCGAAATGGGCGACTCAAAAATGGGTCTGCAGGCAAGGCTGATGTCGCAGGCACTTCGTAAGCTTACCGGTACTATCAGCAAAACCCGCTGCTGCTGCATCTTCATAAATCAGCTTCGCGAAAAAATCGGTGTGATGTTCGGCAACCCCGAAACAACTACCGGTGGTAATGCTCTTAAATTTTACGCATCAGTCAGGATTGATATTCGCCGCGTGAGCCAGATAAAAGAAGCCGAAGAGGTTGTTGGAAACCATGTTCGCGTTAAAGTGGTGAAAAACAAAGTGGCACCGCCCTTCCGCACAGCTGAAATCGACCTGATGTATGGTGAAGGTTTCTCCAAAACAGGCGAAATTATTGATATTGGCGTTAGCACTGAGATTATTAAAAAGAGTGGTTCGTGGTTCAGCTATGGCGATACCAAGCTGGGACAGGGCAGGGAAGGCGTGAAGCAACTGCTGCTCGACAACCCCGAACTCAGCGATGAACTCGAAGCAAAAATCAGAGCAAAACTGAAAGAAAAGAAATAGAACATTCCACGGCAAATCCGTAAGGAATTCTTGAAAATTCACATATGAGGTTACTGCTTAAACTTTTTCCGGCCGTCATTTTATTGGCACTGCTCTCTTGCGGCGGAAACAAAGAGAAAACAAATAACGATAAGCTGCCGGCAGACTCTTTACCTGCCGGCATTACTGCGCTTACCAAAAAAATTGAAGCCGACCCGCACAATGCCGAGCTTTATAATCAGCGTGCCCAGGCCTATCTCGAAACAAAAGATCCGGGTAAAGCACTTTCTGATGTCAATAAAGCGATTGAAATTGATGCGAAAAACTCTGCTTATTTCCGCACGCTGTCCGATATTTATTTTTCAATGGGCAAAGCACAAAAGTGTCGCGAGGCTCTGAGCAAAGCCCTTACAATAAATGATGAAGATACCGAAGCGCTGCTTAAACTGGCTGAGCTTGATTTCTATTTCAAGGAATATGAAAAATGTTTCGAAGATCTGGACAGGGCGCTTAAAATTGATGAAATGCTGCCACGCGCATTCTTCATCAAAGGTATGGCTTACCGCGAAATGGGCGATACCGCCAAAGCAGTCCAGAATCTTCAGATAGCCGTAGAAAAAGACCAGCAATACTACGATGCGTATATGCAACTCGGACTTATTTTCAGCACAAAGCATAATGCCCTGGCAGCAGATTATTTCAAAAATGCCCTCAATATCCGACCCAAAAGTGTTGAAGCCTATTATGGGCTGGGAATGTTTTTTCAAAGTGTGGGCGAATACAATAAGGCAATTGAAAGCTACACAACCATCCTTAAAATAGATCCGAAATACAAATATGCCCACTTTAATCTGGGCTAC
The window above is part of the Bacteroidota bacterium genome. Proteins encoded here:
- the glgP gene encoding alpha-glucan family phosphorylase; protein product: MSENKLLAPDFLFEVSWEVCNKVGGIYTVISTKAITLAEELNDNYILIGPDVWMETRNNPEFIEDKYLYRSWREQAESEGLKLKIGRWNIAGRPVAILVDFTQFIASKDKIFAEFWEKFELDSLPGQWDYVEPALFGYAAARAIESFYKFNINAHDKMVAQFHEWMTGTGVLYLKAHVPQAGCVFTTHATVLGRAIAGNSMPLYKGLEGYDGEMMARNLGVTAKYSLEKIAANESDSFTTVSSITGEECTHFLKKTVDVITPNGFEDSFIPPDGDFARLRNGARESLFTVTEALTGTAISRDSILILNSGRYEFRNKGIEIFIDSLGKLNKNPELKKEVIAFIAVPAGHTGPRHDLIEKMNNPAARHPQSDEYLTHWLYDADSDPVLARIRENDLRNRPEDKVKIIFAPCYLNGEDGIFNLPYYDVLIGFDMTVFPSYYEPWGYTPLESIAFHIPTITTNLAGFGVWALSFKEKASQCVFVATRTEDNYLEVTESIAGRLLDFTIKSADERKKMGECAFSLSRSALWKNLIAYYREAYDIALQKTELRSRLFAGKLPQETVAGFQGITRVSPEWKKLLIKPSIPESLSALQKLTRNLWWTWSFEAQEMFEMIDKSLWESVHHNPIALIESLSLEDFIKLEKNKIFTDRLNKVYSDFEKYMNRPTDDPERQVAYFSMEFGLHDSLKIYSGGLGILAGDYLKEASDSRKNIVGIGLLYRYGYFAQGISLLGDQLPAYPPQKFSHLPLIPVKHNGENGNGEGGNNWIKVSVAFPGRVVFAKIWKVYVGQVTLFLLDTDFEDNTPEDRAITHRLYGGDSDLRLRQELLLGVGGIRLLDALSVHPNLYHCNEGHAAFIGIERLRKFVQDEKLPFSQALEVVRASTLFTTHTPVPAGHDTFSEDLLRTYIPHYAERLNMTWENFMNLGRINDNDHLEKFSMSILAAKLSSEINGVSRIHGRVSRQLFSDLYPGYFPEELHIGYVTNGVHFPTWVSKRWKKLYDAEFGECYLNDQSNPDHWKKIYNVPDEKIWQLRQKHRKDLIVYLKTRLVDEMTRRQENPKNIFKTNKTLSETVLTIGFARRFATYKRAHLLFSNLERLARIVNNIDKPVQFVFAGKAHPNDKAGQDLIKRIFEITRRPEFLGKIIFLENYDIDLGKRLTQGVDVWLNTPTRPLEASGTSGEKAIMNGVANFSVLDGWWAEGYKPDAGWALKEERTYQDQPIQDELDAETIYNIIENEIVPAFYGLNDQGVPEKWVAHIKNTIALITPHFTMKRMVDDYYNKYYLKMFGREKEMTADNFENAKKMAAWKQKMLRGWESIEVVSVTMTDTNKNPLTLGETFHAEIVLKMNELSGSDIGIEIIFGQKVNDQVERITHMQELKILSSNCNVITYGCDIHAERVGVFDFAFRMFPRNAMMPHRQDFNLIKWL
- the recA gene encoding recombinase RecA — its product is MAKETEEKKDNQVSKEKLKALQLTLDKLEKSYGKGTIMKLGDVPANDIDSISTGSIGLDHALGIGGFPKGRVIEIYGPESSGKTTLAIHAIAEAQKAGGIAAFIDAEHAFDSSYAAKLGVDIDNLLISQPDNGEQALEITENLIRSGAIDIIVIDSVAALTPKSEIEGEMGDSKMGLQARLMSQALRKLTGTISKTRCCCIFINQLREKIGVMFGNPETTTGGNALKFYASVRIDIRRVSQIKEAEEVVGNHVRVKVVKNKVAPPFRTAEIDLMYGEGFSKTGEIIDIGVSTEIIKKSGSWFSYGDTKLGQGREGVKQLLLDNPELSDELEAKIRAKLKEKK
- a CDS encoding tetratricopeptide repeat protein, with the protein product MRLLLKLFPAVILLALLSCGGNKEKTNNDKLPADSLPAGITALTKKIEADPHNAELYNQRAQAYLETKDPGKALSDVNKAIEIDAKNSAYFRTLSDIYFSMGKAQKCREALSKALTINDEDTEALLKLAELDFYFKEYEKCFEDLDRALKIDEMLPRAFFIKGMAYREMGDTAKAVQNLQIAVEKDQQYYDAYMQLGLIFSTKHNALAADYFKNALNIRPKSVEAYYGLGMFFQSVGEYNKAIESYTTILKIDPKYKYAHFNLGYIHLVYLKVYDAAIKYFTDAIIVDPNYAEAYYNRGYSYELRGDINNARADYIQAMKIKPNYTKAVDGMNRLDKISK